A stretch of the Archangium violaceum genome encodes the following:
- a CDS encoding PqqD family protein, with amino-acid sequence MSFRADRIPRRREGADGQRFGSDFVVLDPEGRMLRGLNDTAARIWELSDGTRTAREIAGVVAHEYGMDVERVLEDCLRFLERLAGHGLLDAGEVLR; translated from the coding sequence ATGAGCTTCCGGGCCGACAGAATCCCCCGCCGACGCGAGGGCGCGGACGGGCAACGCTTCGGCTCGGACTTCGTGGTGTTGGATCCGGAAGGACGGATGCTGCGGGGCCTCAACGACACCGCGGCGCGTATCTGGGAGCTGAGTGACGGGACGCGCACCGCGCGGGAAATCGCCGGCGTGGTGGCGCACGAGTACGGCATGGACGTGGAGCGGGTGCTCGAGGACTGCCTGCGGTTCCTCGAGCGGCTCGCGGGTCATGGGCTGTTGGACGCAGGGGAGGTGCTTCGATGA
- a CDS encoding S24/S26 family peptidase: protein MPPDWTHERRDEGLCWIPIRGDSMWPSLRSGDLAGVEPLVEAPRPGEVVLARFAHALVVHRVRRSDADTCVLLGDNAWAEDPPLPRARVLGRVCLVRRGGEVLAPGRWDQGPRRWGRWRVAVKRGLAALLGRRRA, encoded by the coding sequence ATGCCTCCAGACTGGACGCACGAACGTCGAGACGAGGGCCTGTGCTGGATTCCCATCCGGGGAGACAGCATGTGGCCCTCGTTGCGTTCGGGGGACCTGGCGGGCGTGGAGCCGCTGGTGGAGGCGCCGCGTCCCGGTGAGGTGGTGCTCGCGCGCTTCGCGCATGCGCTGGTGGTGCACCGCGTGCGCCGGAGTGACGCGGACACGTGCGTGCTGCTCGGGGACAACGCCTGGGCGGAGGATCCGCCGCTACCGCGTGCGCGGGTGCTGGGGCGGGTGTGCCTGGTACGCCGGGGCGGCGAGGTGCTCGCGCCAGGCCGATGGGACCAGGGGCCACGGCGCTGGGGCCGTTGGCGCGTGGCGGTGAAGCGCGGGCTGGCGGCGCTGCTCGGACGGAGGCGCGCATGA
- the hisS gene encoding histidine--tRNA ligase — MNDILPGDVEVWQHVERTARELFSLFGYGEVRTPMVEDTALFVRSVGETTDIVGKEMYTFEDKGGRSLSLRPEGTAPAARAYIEHSVVNQEPLTRWFYMGPMFRYERMKTGRYRQFHQIGAEGYGSKEPAQDVELMDMVVQLLLKLGLTDVSLNINSLGDDACRPAYQTRLVEHLRAHSSELCSDCQVRLEKNPLRVLDCKNERCQQIASAAPNILESLCDPCRAHFAEVQRKLDALEIKYVVNPRIMRGLDYYTRTTFEFIAAHPVLGTASTVGGGGRYDKLVKSLGGPDVPAVGFGLGLDRLCLLLKESGQQFGRRTDLFIAVADEGSADAGFTLTSRLRREGFRVEFDTRGGSLKSQMKRADKVGAVFTLVLGEAERQSGQAQLKRMAGGDPTPVRLDELAQTLRTILKSQ, encoded by the coding sequence ATGAACGACATCCTCCCCGGCGACGTGGAGGTCTGGCAGCACGTCGAGCGCACCGCCCGGGAGCTGTTCTCGCTCTTCGGCTACGGTGAGGTGCGCACGCCCATGGTGGAGGACACCGCGCTCTTCGTGCGCAGCGTGGGCGAGACGACCGACATCGTCGGCAAGGAGATGTACACCTTCGAGGACAAGGGCGGCCGCAGCCTGTCCCTGCGTCCCGAGGGCACCGCTCCGGCGGCGCGCGCGTACATCGAGCACTCGGTGGTGAACCAGGAGCCGCTCACTCGCTGGTTCTACATGGGCCCCATGTTCCGCTACGAGCGGATGAAGACGGGCCGCTACCGTCAATTCCACCAGATCGGCGCCGAGGGCTACGGCTCCAAGGAGCCCGCTCAGGACGTGGAGCTGATGGACATGGTCGTGCAGCTCCTGCTCAAGCTGGGGCTGACGGACGTGTCGCTCAACATCAACTCGCTGGGCGACGACGCGTGCCGGCCCGCCTACCAGACGCGGTTGGTGGAGCACCTGCGTGCGCACTCGAGCGAGCTGTGCTCGGACTGCCAGGTGCGCCTGGAGAAGAACCCGCTGCGGGTGCTCGACTGCAAGAACGAGCGCTGCCAGCAGATCGCCAGCGCCGCGCCCAACATCCTCGAGTCGCTGTGCGATCCGTGCCGCGCGCACTTCGCCGAGGTGCAGCGCAAGCTGGACGCGCTGGAGATCAAATACGTCGTCAACCCCCGCATCATGCGCGGGCTGGACTACTACACGCGCACCACGTTCGAGTTCATCGCCGCGCACCCCGTGCTGGGCACCGCCAGCACCGTGGGCGGTGGAGGCCGCTACGACAAGCTGGTGAAGAGCCTGGGCGGGCCGGACGTGCCCGCAGTGGGCTTCGGACTGGGGTTGGATCGGCTCTGTCTGCTGCTCAAGGAGAGCGGTCAGCAGTTCGGGCGGCGGACGGATCTCTTCATCGCGGTGGCGGACGAGGGCTCGGCGGACGCGGGCTTCACGCTGACCAGCCGGCTGCGCCGCGAGGGCTTCCGCGTGGAGTTCGACACGCGCGGCGGCAGCCTCAAGAGCCAGATGAAGCGCGCGGACAAGGTGGGCGCCGTCTTCACACTGGTGCTCGGCGAGGCCGAGCGTCAGAGCGGCCAGGCCCAGCTCAAGCGCATGGCGGGGGGCGATCCCACGCCCGTGCGGCTCGACGAGCTGGCCCAGACGCTGCGCACCATTCTCAAATCCCAATAA
- the asd gene encoding archaetidylserine decarboxylase (Phosphatidylserine decarboxylase is synthesized as a single chain precursor. Generation of the pyruvoyl active site from a Ser is coupled to cleavage of a Gly-Ser bond between the larger (beta) and smaller (alpha chains). It is an integral membrane protein.) has product MNEQTFMKLMQILPKSALSTAVGMATRLPAPAPLHRAAIKAFAKAYNVDLAEAEHALEHYPTFAEFFTRGLKVGSRPVDPGEKVVVSPVDGAVSQVGYAEHGRVMQAKGIHYTVGELLGDETAAKPFHGGAWTTIYLSPRDYHRIHSPLGGKITGYSYIPGEFWPVNPASVKNKQALFCVNERLVTYLDTVAGKCAVVKVGATCVSRIRAAYEDVITHEGKPGKVHRFDTPIPVEKGGELGRFEMGSTVILVFEPGRVKWDDSFQPEAVVRMGRRIGEIP; this is encoded by the coding sequence ATGAACGAACAGACCTTCATGAAGCTGATGCAGATCCTCCCCAAGTCCGCCCTGTCCACGGCGGTGGGGATGGCCACGCGCCTGCCCGCTCCGGCGCCGTTGCACCGGGCCGCCATCAAGGCCTTCGCCAAGGCGTACAACGTGGACCTGGCCGAGGCGGAGCACGCCCTGGAGCACTACCCCACGTTCGCGGAGTTCTTCACCCGCGGGCTGAAGGTCGGCTCGCGTCCCGTGGATCCGGGCGAGAAGGTGGTGGTGTCTCCGGTGGACGGCGCCGTGTCCCAGGTGGGCTACGCCGAGCACGGGCGGGTGATGCAGGCCAAGGGCATCCACTACACCGTGGGCGAGCTGCTCGGGGACGAGACGGCCGCGAAGCCCTTCCACGGCGGCGCCTGGACCACCATCTACCTGTCCCCGCGCGACTACCACCGCATCCACTCGCCGCTGGGCGGGAAGATCACCGGGTACTCGTACATCCCCGGTGAGTTCTGGCCCGTCAACCCGGCCTCGGTGAAGAACAAGCAGGCGCTCTTCTGCGTCAACGAGCGGCTCGTCACGTACCTGGACACCGTGGCCGGCAAGTGCGCCGTGGTGAAGGTGGGCGCCACGTGCGTGTCGCGCATCCGCGCCGCGTACGAGGACGTCATCACCCACGAGGGCAAGCCGGGCAAGGTGCACCGCTTCGACACCCCCATCCCCGTGGAGAAGGGTGGGGAGCTGGGCCGCTTCGAGATGGGCTCCACCGTCATCCTCGTCTTCGAGCCGGGGCGCGTGAAGTGGGACGACAGCTTCCAGCCCGAGGCGGTGGTTCGCATGGGCCGGCGTATTGGAGAAATTCCGTGA
- a CDS encoding metallophosphoesterase family protein, whose product MRIAIISDIHSNIEALTEVLRVAEEQKVDRLVSLGDVVGYGASPNACCDLVRSVTEVTLLGNHDAAVAGRMDYSYYYDAARHALDWSASVLSDENMEWLRSLPYTYRIGDVGFSHGSPVEPKAYEYIFALEQARELAPYVEHLPEVTFIGHSHLCKAFAIGNGEVHDVVAQKFGIRRGYKYIISVGSVGQPRDYDNRACFVICDTGARTVEYLRVEYDIESAAQKIFDASLALNFGKRLFLGV is encoded by the coding sequence ATGCGAATCGCGATCATCTCCGACATCCACTCCAACATCGAGGCACTGACGGAGGTGCTGCGCGTCGCGGAAGAGCAGAAGGTGGATCGGCTCGTCTCGCTGGGAGACGTGGTGGGCTACGGGGCCTCGCCCAATGCCTGCTGCGATCTGGTGCGCTCGGTGACGGAGGTCACGCTGCTGGGCAACCACGACGCGGCGGTGGCCGGGCGGATGGACTACTCGTACTACTACGACGCCGCCCGCCACGCGCTGGACTGGTCCGCCAGCGTGCTGTCCGACGAGAACATGGAGTGGCTCAGGAGCCTGCCGTACACGTACCGGATCGGCGATGTGGGCTTCAGCCATGGCTCGCCGGTGGAGCCCAAGGCGTACGAGTACATCTTCGCGCTGGAGCAGGCGCGGGAGCTCGCGCCATATGTGGAGCACCTGCCCGAGGTGACGTTCATCGGGCACAGCCACCTGTGCAAGGCGTTCGCCATTGGCAATGGCGAGGTGCATGACGTGGTGGCCCAGAAGTTCGGCATCCGCCGGGGCTACAAGTACATCATCTCGGTGGGCAGCGTGGGCCAGCCGCGGGACTACGACAACCGGGCGTGCTTCGTGATTTGCGACACCGGGGCGCGCACGGTGGAGTACCTCCGGGTGGAGTACGACATCGAGTCGGCGGCGCAGAAGATCTTCGATGCGTCGCTGGCGCTGAACTTCGGCAAGCGCCTGTTCCTCGGAGTGTAG
- a CDS encoding TIGR02266 family protein, which translates to MRTENRKYVRFPSRLRCWCESENITLYARIANLSEGGLFLQTNTPLDTGRRTLLRLSGGPAREVEAEATVVWSRPQRQDKGPPGMGLKFEVLDSGALALLRRIISEEQRGPTFGN; encoded by the coding sequence TTGCGGACGGAGAACCGAAAGTACGTACGTTTCCCCTCGCGCTTGCGCTGTTGGTGCGAGTCGGAAAACATCACCCTCTACGCGCGTATCGCGAACTTGAGCGAGGGGGGGCTGTTCCTGCAGACGAATACTCCGCTGGATACGGGGCGCCGGACGCTGTTGCGGCTGAGCGGCGGGCCGGCCCGCGAGGTGGAGGCCGAGGCCACGGTGGTGTGGAGCCGGCCGCAGCGGCAGGATAAAGGCCCACCGGGGATGGGGTTGAAGTTCGAAGTGCTGGATTCTGGCGCGCTGGCACTGCTGAGGCGCATCATCTCCGAAGAGCAGCGAGGACCCACGTTCGGCAACTGA
- a CDS encoding PfkB family carbohydrate kinase: protein MSLLVVGSVALDSVETPFGLKEDVLGGSATYFSTSASFFAPTQVVAVVGEDFPQAHLEFLEARGVDLEGVTREKGRTFRWKGRYGWQLNEAETLDTQLNVFQSFSPRLPEKYRDAQFVFLGNIHPELQSQVVDQVKAPKLVAADTMNFWINGSRPALLKTLKRVNLLFVNDAEARQLSGEHNIVRAARAILAMGPQRVVVKRGEYGALLFEQEHIFACPAMPLADVFDPTGAGDTFAGGFMGTLAIASHVDTEVLRRAMVMGSVMASFTVEKFSLERLREVSRAEIRARFSDFKRLTHFEDLGPLEG, encoded by the coding sequence ATGTCTCTTCTCGTCGTTGGCTCGGTCGCGCTGGACTCGGTGGAAACCCCCTTCGGGCTGAAGGAGGACGTCCTCGGCGGCTCCGCCACCTACTTCTCCACCTCGGCGTCCTTCTTCGCTCCCACGCAGGTGGTGGCGGTGGTGGGCGAGGACTTCCCCCAGGCCCACCTGGAGTTCCTCGAGGCCCGAGGCGTGGACCTCGAGGGCGTCACCCGGGAGAAGGGCCGCACCTTCCGCTGGAAGGGCCGCTACGGCTGGCAGCTCAACGAGGCCGAGACGCTCGACACCCAGCTCAACGTCTTCCAGTCCTTCTCGCCCCGCCTGCCCGAGAAGTACCGCGACGCCCAGTTCGTCTTCCTGGGCAACATCCACCCCGAGCTCCAGTCCCAGGTGGTGGACCAGGTGAAGGCGCCCAAGCTGGTGGCCGCTGACACCATGAACTTCTGGATCAACGGCAGCCGCCCGGCGCTCCTCAAGACGCTCAAGCGCGTCAACCTGCTCTTCGTCAACGACGCCGAGGCGCGCCAGCTCTCCGGCGAGCACAACATCGTCCGCGCCGCCCGCGCCATCCTCGCCATGGGGCCCCAGCGCGTGGTGGTCAAGCGCGGTGAGTACGGCGCGCTCCTCTTCGAGCAGGAGCACATCTTCGCCTGTCCGGCCATGCCCCTGGCCGACGTGTTCGACCCGACTGGCGCCGGAGACACCTTCGCCGGTGGCTTCATGGGCACGCTGGCCATCGCCAGCCACGTGGACACCGAGGTGCTCCGCCGCGCCATGGTGATGGGCAGCGTCATGGCCTCCTTCACCGTGGAGAAGTTCAGCCTCGAGCGCCTGCGCGAGGTGAGCCGCGCGGAGATCCGCGCCCGCTTCTCCGACTTCAAGCGCCTCACGCACTTCGAGGACCTGGGCCCCCTGGAGGGCTGA
- a CDS encoding MlaD family protein: protein MKKLITPFRVGLLVIIAGGFLFGFILFTRKGGLGEDEAHQAHAYFRDASGLGPKSRIQIAGIPVGEVVDVKLEGTRAKVTVRIRRDVPLHQDAALIKRSESLLGDYLLELNPGTEMTPPMAHDGEIRKVIDVQGMEAVFASLSQITSDIQQVTGALRDVLGGDKGAGSLERIVDNLVRLSDAVDLTVRASSERLDAILRNFEGVSADVRGMTASNEESVHHIVQNIEHITRDTREVLSTVQKIVGSGGEGDLKESVASLKQTMNRLDRTLANIEEVTTRVKNGEGAVGALVADKRLGQKLSESVEDLSDMASRLTGMQTEVGLQATYLMGQGSSKNSLSLRLAPRPDKYYLLELVDDPRGTIETQTIQSNPPSSGEPVIQQQKITREGIKFSAQFAKRYYFTTLRFGIIESTGGVGADFHFFKDHLMLRMDAFNFSVDELRYPRIRTSLRAQAFDRLFITAGVDDILNNPQHDLNTRRMLAGRDFFFGGGIYFTDDDLKSILPVLPSP, encoded by the coding sequence GTGAAGAAGCTCATCACACCGTTCCGAGTCGGCCTGCTGGTGATCATCGCCGGCGGGTTCCTCTTCGGCTTCATCCTCTTCACCCGCAAGGGGGGGTTGGGCGAGGACGAGGCCCACCAGGCCCACGCCTACTTCCGGGACGCCTCGGGGCTGGGGCCCAAGAGCCGCATCCAGATCGCCGGCATCCCCGTGGGCGAGGTCGTGGACGTCAAGCTGGAGGGCACCCGGGCGAAGGTGACCGTGCGCATCCGCCGCGACGTGCCCCTGCACCAGGACGCCGCCCTGATCAAGCGCTCGGAGTCCCTGTTGGGTGACTACCTGTTGGAGCTCAACCCGGGCACCGAGATGACCCCGCCCATGGCGCACGACGGGGAGATCCGCAAGGTCATCGACGTGCAGGGCATGGAGGCCGTCTTCGCCTCGCTCAGTCAGATCACCTCGGACATCCAGCAGGTGACGGGGGCGCTGCGCGACGTGCTCGGCGGGGACAAGGGCGCCGGCTCGCTCGAGCGCATCGTCGACAACCTGGTGCGACTCTCCGACGCGGTGGACCTGACGGTGCGCGCCAGCTCCGAGCGGCTGGACGCCATCCTGCGCAACTTCGAGGGCGTGAGCGCCGACGTGCGCGGCATGACGGCCTCCAACGAGGAGAGCGTCCACCACATCGTGCAGAACATCGAGCACATCACCCGCGATACCCGCGAGGTGCTGTCCACGGTGCAGAAGATCGTCGGCAGCGGTGGGGAAGGGGACCTGAAGGAGAGCGTGGCCAGCCTGAAGCAGACGATGAACCGGCTGGACAGGACGCTGGCCAACATCGAGGAGGTCACCACCCGGGTGAAGAACGGCGAGGGCGCCGTGGGCGCGCTGGTGGCCGACAAGCGCCTGGGCCAGAAGCTCTCCGAGTCCGTGGAGGACCTGTCGGACATGGCCTCCAGGCTCACCGGCATGCAGACGGAGGTGGGCCTGCAGGCCACCTACCTGATGGGGCAGGGGTCCTCGAAGAACAGCCTGTCGCTGCGGCTGGCCCCCAGGCCGGACAAGTACTACCTGCTGGAGCTGGTGGATGATCCGCGCGGCACCATCGAGACGCAGACGATCCAGTCCAACCCGCCCAGCTCGGGCGAGCCCGTCATCCAGCAGCAGAAGATCACCCGCGAGGGCATCAAGTTCAGCGCGCAGTTCGCCAAGCGCTACTACTTCACCACGCTGCGCTTCGGTATCATCGAGTCCACCGGCGGCGTGGGCGCGGACTTCCACTTCTTCAAGGATCACCTGATGTTGAGGATGGATGCCTTCAACTTCTCCGTGGACGAGCTGCGCTATCCACGCATCCGCACCTCGCTCAGGGCCCAGGCATTCGACCGGCTCTTCATCACCGCTGGCGTGGACGACATCCTCAACAACCCCCAGCACGATCTGAACACGCGCCGCATGCTCGCCGGCCGGGACTTCTTCTTCGGTGGCGGCATCTACTTCACGGATGACGATCTGAAGTCCATCCTGCCTGTCCTGCCCTCGCCCTGA
- a CDS encoding ABC transporter ATP-binding protein, whose translation MIEIVGLHKSFGETKVLTGIDLAVPAGSTCVILGGSGSGKTVLMKHMIGLLKPDQGRVIVDGEDLVPMGAEELERVRRKFGMVFQAAALFDSMDVYENVAFPLREHSRMPEEEVRALVRSKLDLMGLPKSVESKFPADLSGGMRKRVGLARAIVMNPKIVLYDEPTTGLDPITTDYVDEMILAAQRELGITSVVISHDIASAFNIADQIAFLSKGVILEQGPPEQVRASQHPTVKVFLETWFGK comes from the coding sequence ATGATCGAGATCGTCGGCCTGCACAAGTCCTTCGGGGAGACCAAGGTCCTCACGGGCATCGACCTCGCCGTGCCCGCGGGCAGCACCTGTGTCATCCTCGGGGGCTCGGGTTCGGGCAAGACGGTGCTGATGAAGCACATGATCGGCCTGCTCAAGCCGGACCAGGGTCGGGTCATCGTCGACGGCGAGGACCTCGTCCCCATGGGCGCCGAGGAGCTGGAGCGGGTGCGGCGCAAGTTCGGGATGGTGTTCCAGGCCGCGGCCCTCTTCGACTCGATGGACGTCTATGAGAACGTGGCCTTCCCCCTGCGCGAGCACAGTAGGATGCCCGAGGAGGAGGTCCGCGCGCTGGTGCGCTCGAAGCTGGATCTGATGGGTCTGCCGAAGAGCGTGGAGAGCAAGTTCCCGGCGGACCTGTCCGGCGGCATGCGCAAGCGCGTGGGCCTGGCACGCGCCATCGTGATGAATCCGAAGATCGTCCTCTATGACGAGCCCACCACGGGGCTGGATCCCATCACCACCGACTACGTGGACGAGATGATCCTCGCGGCGCAGCGGGAGTTGGGCATCACCAGTGTCGTCATCAGTCACGACATCGCCTCGGCCTTCAACATCGCGGACCAGATCGCCTTCCTCAGCAAGGGCGTCATCCTGGAGCAGGGACCGCCGGAGCAGGTGCGCGCCTCGCAGCACCCGACGGTGAAGGTCTTCCTCGAGACCTGGTTCGGAAAGTAA
- a CDS encoding MlaE family ABC transporter permease: protein MASDNAQKAEQQPQPPSLLVRSVEDVGRSAIANVEELGNLVTLGVDVARWSVRRPFRWQNLFFQLDFVGVGSVFIVLLTGLFTGMVFAHQSSRAFEMFDAESLVGPTVALVLTRELAPVFSALMVTMRAGSAMCTELGTMRVTEQVDALETMAVNPVQFLLVPRILAGLFMVPVLTLLFDTSGILGAYAVSVGTKGVSAGTFITRTQQWLDPVDVYEGLIKGAVFGLSVTLVCCFKGFNASGGAKGVGKATTEAMVSSALSIFILDFIVGVLLH from the coding sequence GTGGCATCCGACAACGCACAGAAGGCGGAGCAGCAGCCTCAGCCTCCCTCCCTCCTCGTCCGCTCCGTGGAGGACGTGGGGCGGAGCGCCATCGCGAACGTGGAGGAGTTGGGCAACCTCGTCACCCTCGGGGTGGACGTGGCCCGCTGGAGCGTGCGCCGGCCCTTCCGCTGGCAGAACCTCTTCTTCCAGCTGGACTTCGTGGGCGTGGGCAGCGTCTTCATCGTCCTGCTCACCGGGCTCTTCACCGGCATGGTGTTCGCCCACCAGTCCTCGCGCGCCTTCGAGATGTTCGACGCGGAGAGCCTGGTGGGCCCCACGGTGGCGCTCGTCCTCACGCGCGAGCTGGCCCCCGTGTTCTCCGCGCTGATGGTCACCATGCGCGCCGGCTCCGCCATGTGCACCGAGCTGGGCACCATGCGCGTCACCGAGCAGGTGGACGCCCTGGAGACCATGGCCGTCAACCCCGTCCAGTTCCTCCTGGTGCCCCGGATCCTGGCCGGCCTGTTCATGGTGCCCGTCCTCACGCTGCTCTTCGACACCTCGGGCATCCTCGGCGCCTACGCCGTCTCCGTGGGCACCAAGGGCGTGTCGGCCGGTACCTTCATCACCCGCACCCAGCAGTGGTTGGACCCGGTGGACGTCTACGAGGGGCTCATCAAGGGCGCCGTCTTCGGCCTGTCGGTGACGCTCGTCTGCTGCTTCAAGGGCTTCAACGCCTCGGGTGGCGCCAAGGGCGTGGGCAAGGCCACCACCGAGGCCATGGTGTCCAGCGCCCTCTCCATCTTCATCCTCGACTTCATCGTCGGGGTCCTCCTGCACTGA